A DNA window from Fusobacterium sp. contains the following coding sequences:
- the corA gene encoding magnesium/cobalt transporter CorA, with product MKDSSNRKKKVGLPPGSIIYTGEDSDHKISIEVFSYNDSIIKKENYNEDDDFSFDKNFRGVTWVNIDGIHSIPLIKKVGEMYDLDNLILEDLVNSTQRAKVEEREDYLFIVMKMLNLNLISKEIAYEQVSFILGEDYLLTFQESPGDIFDTIRARIEAHNSKMRKKSVGYLAYTIIDTIVDNYFLILDEVELEIDRLESKVINNSNKDDLQSIMNLKQKVTTLKRSISPIRELIAKLQSKGLTEYFNDDIKIYLTDLYDHGIIVCDTLDILNSRVTELVQLYNSTISNGMNEVMKILAIISTIFMPLSFLASLYGMNFKYMPELEWRDGYYVILCVMFILVLGMLTYFKRKKWL from the coding sequence ATGAAGGATTCATCAAATAGAAAAAAAAAGGTAGGACTTCCTCCTGGGAGTATAATATACACAGGTGAAGATTCTGATCACAAAATATCTATTGAAGTATTTTCATATAATGACAGTATAATAAAAAAGGAAAATTATAATGAAGATGATGACTTTAGTTTTGATAAAAATTTTAGAGGGGTTACCTGGGTAAATATAGATGGTATTCATAGTATTCCCTTAATAAAAAAAGTAGGTGAAATGTATGACCTGGATAATTTGATACTGGAAGATCTTGTGAACAGCACTCAAAGAGCAAAAGTAGAGGAACGAGAAGATTATTTATTTATAGTAATGAAAATGTTAAACTTAAATCTTATTTCAAAAGAAATAGCCTATGAACAGGTATCTTTCATACTTGGAGAAGATTATCTCCTTACATTTCAAGAAAGCCCAGGAGATATTTTTGATACTATAAGAGCAAGAATAGAAGCACATAACTCTAAAATGAGAAAGAAAAGTGTAGGATATCTTGCATATACAATAATAGATACAATAGTTGATAATTATTTTCTTATATTAGATGAGGTAGAATTAGAAATAGATCGATTAGAATCTAAGGTTATAAACAATTCTAATAAAGATGATCTTCAGTCTATAATGAACTTAAAACAGAAAGTAACTACTTTAAAAAGGTCGATATCTCCAATAAGAGAGCTTATAGCTAAATTACAGTCAAAAGGACTCACAGAATATTTTAATGATGATATAAAAATATATTTGACAGACTTGTATGATCATGGAATAATTGTATGTGATACATTGGATATATTGAACAGCAGGGTAACAGAGCTTGTTCAGCTTTACAATTCTACTATCAGTAATGGAATGAATGAAGTTATGAAAATTCTTGCTATTATATCAACAATATTTATGCCATTAAGTTTTTTAGCCAGCTTATATGGTATGAATTTTAAATATATGCCAGAATTAGAATGGCGTGATGGATATTATGTAATCTTATGTGTCATGTTTATTTTAGTTTTGGGAATGCTTACATATTTTAAAAGAAAAAAATGGTTGTAG
- a CDS encoding Eco57I restriction-modification methylase domain-containing protein: MKEEYNYSIYTPHKIAKEIIEQAFKCYFGENKTLKKLKAVKLGDLSCGNGNLLLIALEKLLEISKEITGEYFFSDTWVTGFDINEKAVKLTVVKGRELLKRYGLVGEIKILCCNSLELENIKFNILLGNPPYLGEKNNKSIFQEIRETEFGKRYYEARMDYFYFFIEKGIEILEDKGIMAYITTNYWLRADSGKKLRKTLRENGNFLEIINYDNSVFTKAVGQHNIIFLWEKDKKKDKKVKINIPEKKFEIKNTLLYDDNGKIVLADEEALKFNKKILKMSNYKMKDLVNINQGIVSGLDEAYIFKEYKDEFKDYLKPFYKNKDIEKYTNKKNSFWILYLDEKTIPDETVMKHLKKYQTKLSKRREVKTGSIKWWELQWAREREMFTKSKILVRQRCKTNQFSYDDGEFYGSADIYFITKKNENINLFYILGYINSEVFLQWFKYNGKIKGKNFEFYSTPLKETPVYYPENKNEIMYVEELVKKQIKNFSQEREKEIDDYFRKRLK, encoded by the coding sequence ATGAAAGAAGAGTATAATTACAGTATTTATACCCCTCATAAAATAGCAAAAGAGATCATTGAACAAGCATTTAAGTGCTATTTTGGTGAGAATAAAACTTTAAAAAAATTAAAAGCCGTAAAGTTGGGAGACCTTTCCTGTGGAAATGGGAATCTTTTGTTAATAGCTTTAGAAAAACTTTTAGAGATATCTAAAGAAATTACAGGAGAATATTTTTTTTCTGATACATGGGTTACAGGATTTGATATAAATGAAAAAGCAGTAAAGCTTACTGTAGTAAAAGGCAGGGAATTATTAAAGAGATATGGACTTGTTGGAGAGATAAAAATATTATGCTGTAATTCACTGGAACTGGAAAATATAAAATTTAATATCCTTTTAGGAAACCCTCCATATTTAGGAGAAAAAAATAATAAGAGTATATTTCAAGAGATACGAGAAACAGAATTCGGTAAAAGATATTATGAAGCTAGAATGGATTATTTTTATTTTTTTATAGAAAAAGGCATAGAAATATTAGAAGATAAAGGAATAATGGCATACATAACTACGAATTACTGGCTCAGAGCCGACAGCGGCAAAAAATTGAGAAAGACATTGAGAGAAAATGGAAATTTTTTGGAGATTATAAATTATGATAACTCAGTATTCACAAAGGCTGTAGGACAGCATAATATAATATTTCTTTGGGAAAAAGATAAAAAGAAAGATAAAAAAGTAAAAATAAACATTCCTGAAAAAAAATTTGAAATAAAAAATACATTATTGTACGATGATAATGGAAAAATAGTCTTAGCTGATGAAGAAGCTCTGAAATTTAATAAAAAAATATTAAAAATGTCTAACTATAAAATGAAAGACTTGGTCAATATTAATCAAGGAATTGTTTCAGGATTAGATGAAGCATATATATTTAAAGAGTATAAAGATGAATTTAAAGATTACTTGAAACCTTTTTATAAAAATAAAGATATAGAAAAATATACAAATAAAAAAAATAGTTTCTGGATATTATATCTGGATGAAAAAACTATTCCTGATGAAACTGTTATGAAACATTTAAAAAAATATCAAACTAAACTTTCCAAAAGAAGAGAAGTAAAAACTGGAAGTATTAAGTGGTGGGAACTTCAATGGGCAAGGGAAAGAGAGATGTTTACCAAATCTAAAATATTAGTGCGTCAAAGATGTAAAACTAATCAATTCTCTTATGATGATGGAGAATTTTATGGAAGTGCAGATATATATTTTATAACAAAGAAAAATGAAAATATAAATCTTTTTTATATACTGGGGTATATAAACTCAGAAGTTTTTTTACAATGGTTTAAATACAATGGTAAAATAAAAGGAAAAAATTTTGAATTTTATTCTACGCCTTTAAAAGAGACACCTGTATATTATCCTGAAAATAAAAATGAAATAATGTATGTAGAGGAATTAGTAAAAAAGCAAATAAAAAATTTTTCTCAAGAAAGAGAAAAGGAAATAGATGATTATTTCAGAAAAAGATTGAAATAG
- a CDS encoding bifunctional dihydroorotate dehydrogenase B NAD binding subunit/NADPH-dependent glutamate synthase, which produces MYKIVEKKWLTPIICYMDIEAPDLAASAQPGQFLIIKTNPKGERIPLTICDYDRKKGTVTIVFQVLGESTRKMGEFEKGEYFADVVGPLGQPSELIHTDIEELKKKKYLFVAGGVGTAPVYPQVKWMKENGMDADVIIGTRSRDTLIFEDEMKAVSENLYICTDDGTYGKKGMVTDVIDDLLKEGKHYDHAIVIGPMIMMKFASKKCRENNIPNTVSLNPLMVDGTGMCGACRVTIEGKVKFACVDGPEFDGDQVNFDEAMRRQNMYKTEEGRNILEIEDGETHYNPSCPSHEIIVDKKKRVPVREQEPDIRNKNFEEVCYGYNMEEAQAEASRCLNCKNPLCVQGCPVSIDIPAFIQKIKEGDMKEAGKIIAKYSNLPAVCGRVCPQETQCEGKCILGIKGEPVSIGKLERFVGDWVINNGIEYEIKEKNNKKVAVIGGGPAGLTAAGDLAKLGYDVTIYEALHKLGGVLSYGIPEFRLPKEKVVDKEIENLYKLGVKVVTNAVVGRTFTIDELLARRGFSAVFIGSGAGLPRFMNIPGENYNGVISANEFLTRVNLMRANKSDYATPIKIGKRVIVVGGGNVAMDAARTAKRLGADTTVVYRRGEAELPARREEVEHAKEEGIKFHFLVSPTEIIGDEKGWVKEIKCIRMELGEPDESGRAKFSPIENSEFIIEGETVIMSLGTSPNPLIASTTGNLKVNRWKGIEADEETGRTSREGVFAGGDAVTGAATVILAMEAGKKAAAEIDKYLKNK; this is translated from the coding sequence ATGTATAAAATAGTAGAAAAGAAATGGCTAACACCCATCATCTGTTATATGGATATAGAAGCTCCTGATTTAGCTGCTTCAGCTCAACCAGGACAGTTTCTTATTATCAAGACAAATCCTAAAGGGGAACGTATTCCCTTGACTATATGTGACTATGACAGAAAAAAGGGAACTGTAACTATTGTTTTTCAAGTACTGGGAGAGAGTACAAGAAAAATGGGAGAATTTGAAAAAGGAGAATATTTTGCTGATGTAGTAGGTCCTCTTGGACAGCCAAGCGAATTGATTCATACAGATATAGAGGAACTGAAAAAGAAAAAATATCTCTTTGTAGCTGGAGGTGTTGGAACAGCTCCAGTATATCCACAGGTAAAGTGGATGAAAGAAAATGGAATGGATGCTGATGTAATAATTGGTACAAGGAGCAGAGATACTTTAATATTTGAAGATGAAATGAAAGCTGTATCAGAAAATCTCTATATATGTACAGATGATGGAACATATGGGAAAAAGGGAATGGTTACAGATGTGATAGATGATCTTTTAAAAGAAGGAAAACATTATGATCATGCGATTGTAATTGGTCCTATGATAATGATGAAATTTGCTTCTAAAAAATGCAGAGAAAACAATATTCCAAATACTGTAAGCTTGAACCCTCTTATGGTTGATGGAACTGGAATGTGTGGTGCGTGCAGAGTAACAATTGAAGGAAAAGTAAAATTTGCCTGTGTAGATGGGCCAGAATTTGATGGGGATCAGGTAAACTTCGATGAAGCTATGAGAAGACAGAATATGTACAAGACAGAAGAAGGAAGAAATATACTTGAGATAGAAGATGGAGAAACTCACTATAATCCATCTTGTCCAAGTCATGAAATAATAGTTGATAAAAAGAAAAGGGTACCTGTAAGAGAGCAGGAGCCAGATATAAGAAATAAAAACTTTGAAGAAGTATGCTATGGATATAATATGGAAGAAGCTCAGGCGGAAGCATCAAGATGTCTTAACTGTAAAAATCCATTATGTGTACAGGGATGTCCTGTATCAATAGATATACCAGCTTTTATTCAGAAGATAAAAGAAGGAGATATGAAGGAAGCTGGAAAAATAATAGCAAAGTATTCTAATCTTCCAGCAGTATGTGGAAGAGTGTGTCCACAGGAAACTCAGTGTGAAGGAAAATGTATATTAGGAATAAAGGGCGAACCTGTATCAATTGGAAAATTGGAAAGATTTGTTGGAGACTGGGTAATAAATAATGGAATAGAATATGAGATAAAGGAGAAGAATAATAAAAAAGTTGCAGTTATTGGAGGAGGACCAGCAGGACTTACAGCAGCAGGTGACTTAGCTAAGCTGGGATATGATGTAACTATATATGAAGCCCTTCACAAGCTGGGGGGAGTACTAAGTTATGGAATACCAGAATTCAGACTTCCAAAGGAAAAAGTAGTTGATAAGGAAATAGAAAATCTATATAAACTGGGAGTAAAAGTAGTAACTAATGCTGTAGTAGGAAGAACTTTTACAATAGATGAACTACTAGCTAGAAGAGGATTTTCTGCTGTATTTATAGGAAGTGGTGCAGGACTTCCAAGATTTATGAATATACCAGGTGAGAATTATAATGGAGTAATATCAGCAAATGAATTTTTAACAAGAGTAAATCTTATGAGAGCCAATAAGTCTGATTATGCGACACCTATAAAAATAGGTAAGAGAGTAATAGTGGTAGGTGGAGGAAATGTTGCTATGGATGCAGCAAGAACTGCCAAGAGGCTTGGAGCAGATACAACAGTTGTATATAGAAGAGGAGAGGCAGAACTTCCAGCTAGAAGAGAAGAAGTGGAGCATGCAAAGGAAGAAGGGATTAAATTTCATTTCCTAGTATCACCAACAGAAATTATAGGAGATGAAAAAGGCTGGGTAAAAGAGATAAAATGCATAAGAATGGAATTGGGAGAACCAGATGAAAGTGGGAGAGCAAAATTTTCACCAATAGAAAACAGTGAATTTATAATAGAAGGAGAAACTGTGATAATGTCATTGGGAACATCGCCAAATCCTTTGATAGCTTCAACAACGGGAAATCTTAAAGTTAATAGATGGAAAGGTATAGAAGCAGATGAAGAAACAGGAAGAACATCAAGAGAGGGAGTATTTGCAGGAGGAGATGCAGTAACAGGAGCAGCAACAGTAATACTTGCAATGGAGGCAGGAAAGAAAGCAGCAGCTGAAATAGATAAATATTTAAAAAATAAATAA
- the coaBC gene encoding bifunctional phosphopantothenoylcysteine decarboxylase/phosphopantothenate--cysteine ligase CoaBC — protein sequence MKNILLGVTGGIAAYKSANIVSLLKKKGYNVKVIMTENATEIITPLTLETLSRERVYVSMWDRTPHFEVEHISLAQWADVVLIAPATYNIIGKIANGIADDMLSTVISATKSPVFFALAMNVNMYENPILKENIEKLKKYNYNFIESDEGFLACNVNAKGRLKNEAEIVSILEKYFEEKETDKYLTGKKILITAGRTEEAIDPVRYISNRSSGQMGYSLATAAQKLGADVILVSGPSELDIPEGLKKFIKVRSAQEMYDATVKEFETADIAIACAAVADYKPKVYSTEKIKKKDEDMTIILDRNPDILFEMGKLKKKQFLIGFAAETENIIENALGKLKRKNLDMIVANNAVNMQKKTNEIFIIKKDEDMKEIPEKEKSQLAYDILKEIKL from the coding sequence ATGAAAAATATACTGCTGGGAGTAACTGGCGGAATAGCTGCTTATAAATCAGCAAATATAGTTTCTCTTTTGAAAAAGAAAGGTTATAATGTAAAAGTTATAATGACTGAAAATGCAACTGAAATAATAACACCTCTCACTCTTGAAACTTTATCTAGAGAGAGGGTTTATGTAAGTATGTGGGATAGGACTCCTCATTTTGAAGTGGAACATATTTCACTTGCTCAATGGGCAGATGTAGTGCTTATAGCACCTGCAACATACAATATAATAGGAAAAATAGCTAATGGAATAGCAGATGATATGCTTTCAACTGTAATTTCCGCAACTAAAAGTCCAGTCTTTTTTGCTTTAGCTATGAATGTCAATATGTATGAGAATCCAATTTTAAAAGAAAATATAGAGAAACTGAAAAAATATAATTATAATTTTATTGAATCAGATGAAGGATTTTTAGCATGTAATGTAAATGCAAAAGGAAGACTGAAAAATGAAGCTGAAATAGTAAGTATATTAGAAAAATATTTTGAAGAAAAAGAAACAGATAAATATTTAACTGGTAAAAAAATACTTATTACTGCTGGAAGAACAGAAGAAGCTATAGACCCTGTAAGATATATTTCCAACAGATCAAGCGGGCAGATGGGATATTCTCTGGCGACAGCAGCACAAAAGCTGGGAGCAGATGTTATCCTGGTTTCAGGACCTTCAGAACTTGATATTCCAGAGGGATTAAAAAAATTCATAAAAGTAAGAAGTGCTCAAGAGATGTATGACGCTACTGTAAAAGAATTTGAGACAGCGGATATAGCAATTGCTTGTGCCGCAGTTGCTGATTACAAACCAAAAGTATATTCAACTGAAAAAATAAAGAAAAAAGATGAAGATATGACTATTATTTTGGATAGAAATCCTGATATTCTATTTGAAATGGGAAAATTGAAGAAAAAACAATTTTTGATAGGTTTTGCAGCTGAAACAGAAAATATTATTGAAAATGCTCTTGGTAAATTAAAAAGAAAGAATCTGGATATGATAGTAGCTAATAATGCTGTTAATATGCAGAAAAAAACTAATGAAATATTTATAATAAAAAAAGATGAAGATATGAAAGAGATACCTGAAAAGGAAAAGTCTCAACTTGCATATGATATACTTAAAGAAATAAAATTATAA
- a CDS encoding ScpA family protein — protein MDIVLKIDNFEGPLDLLLHLIDKKKLKISEIKISQIIDEYLSVLEQAKDENFHIKVEFLVVASELLEIKASTLLTINDEQNKEKELKRRLEDYKLFKEIAVKVGEMENEYNISYSRGEGRKIIKKVAKEYDLSKLKAGDLYSLYVKYLKKNEDDEYMELHLDKQYTLKDEMDRLYLKTFSQNRTFDSLFEEAENRMHLVYIFLAILELYKDGLILIDGDMVMRNKH, from the coding sequence ATGGATATAGTTCTAAAGATAGATAATTTTGAAGGGCCTTTGGACCTTCTTCTTCATCTTATAGATAAAAAAAAATTGAAGATATCTGAAATAAAAATATCTCAAATAATAGATGAATATCTTTCTGTGCTGGAACAGGCAAAAGATGAGAACTTTCACATAAAAGTAGAATTTCTTGTTGTAGCATCTGAACTGTTAGAAATAAAAGCTTCAACTCTTTTAACTATCAATGATGAACAGAACAAAGAGAAGGAATTAAAAAGAAGATTAGAAGATTACAAACTTTTTAAAGAGATAGCTGTAAAAGTTGGAGAGATGGAAAATGAATATAATATCTCTTATTCCAGAGGTGAAGGAAGAAAAATTATTAAAAAAGTAGCAAAAGAATATGACCTTTCTAAACTAAAAGCTGGAGATTTATACAGTTTATATGTAAAGTATCTTAAAAAGAATGAAGATGATGAATATATGGAACTTCATCTGGATAAGCAGTATACTTTAAAAGATGAAATGGATAGATTATACTTAAAAACTTTTTCACAAAACAGAACTTTCGATTCACTTTTTGAAGAAGCAGAAAATAGAATGCATCTTGTATATATATTTCTTGCCATATTAGAATTATATAAGGATGGACTTATACTTATAGATGGAGATATGGTTATGAGAAATAAGCATTGA
- the murJ gene encoding murein biosynthesis integral membrane protein MurJ: MFRSGLLVMIITMVSRVLGLVRATIIAYYFGASAATDAYFSAFKISNFFRQLLGEGALGSSFIPLYNEKIETEGEEKGKEFIYSILNLIFIFSTIVTLLMIIFSQNIINLIVNGFPAETKILASQLLKIMSVYFIFISISGMICAMLNNFKQFAIPASTSIFFNLAIILASMGFSKTFGISALAYGVVIGGIFQLLVVLPSFFKIVKGYSFKINWRDPYLKKIFILMCPMLVGIVARQLNTIVDQVFASYLQEGGVTALENATRLYLLPVGVFGVSISTVIFPVLAKAVAKNDLKTAENNIVKGLNILLFLIIPSMAVLTFYSADVIRLTLSYGKFGEDAVKVTSEVLLYYSLGLYFYTAIYLMTRAFYSVKNSSYPVRFSIVSIIINIILNFILIKPMAYRGLALSTSIASGVNFLLLVYVFRKKYMEFPLKKSLIFFGKVLLTTTAALGASYYIHNTIVKLFIFSAVYMVFWTKSLIKNKMEVF, from the coding sequence ATGTTCAGAAGCGGGCTTCTAGTAATGATAATAACAATGGTAAGCAGAGTTCTGGGATTGGTAAGAGCTACTATTATAGCTTACTACTTTGGTGCTTCAGCAGCAACAGATGCATACTTTAGTGCTTTTAAAATAAGTAATTTTTTTAGACAATTACTGGGAGAAGGAGCATTGGGAAGCTCATTTATCCCTTTATATAATGAAAAAATAGAAACAGAGGGAGAGGAAAAAGGAAAAGAATTTATATATTCCATATTAAATCTTATCTTTATTTTCAGTACCATTGTAACACTTTTAATGATAATATTTTCACAGAATATAATAAATCTTATAGTAAATGGATTTCCAGCAGAAACAAAAATACTGGCATCACAACTTTTAAAAATAATGTCAGTATATTTTATATTTATAAGTATTTCTGGAATGATATGTGCTATGTTGAATAATTTTAAACAGTTTGCAATTCCAGCTTCAACTTCAATCTTTTTCAATCTTGCCATAATTTTAGCTTCAATGGGATTCAGCAAAACTTTTGGTATCTCGGCTTTAGCATATGGTGTTGTAATTGGAGGAATATTCCAGCTTTTAGTAGTACTGCCATCATTTTTTAAAATAGTAAAAGGATATTCATTCAAAATAAATTGGAGAGATCCATATTTAAAAAAAATATTTATACTTATGTGTCCTATGTTGGTAGGAATAGTTGCAAGACAATTAAATACAATAGTAGATCAGGTATTTGCTTCATATCTGCAAGAGGGTGGGGTAACAGCTTTGGAAAATGCAACAAGACTGTATCTTCTTCCAGTAGGGGTATTTGGAGTATCTATATCAACTGTTATATTTCCAGTATTAGCAAAGGCAGTAGCAAAAAATGATTTAAAAACAGCAGAAAATAATATTGTTAAAGGACTTAATATACTGTTATTTTTAATTATACCTTCAATGGCAGTACTGACATTTTATTCTGCTGATGTTATTAGATTGACACTTTCTTATGGAAAATTTGGAGAAGATGCTGTAAAAGTTACATCAGAAGTTCTGCTTTATTATTCATTGGGATTGTATTTTTATACGGCAATATATCTTATGACAAGAGCATTTTATAGTGTAAAAAATAGTTCTTATCCTGTAAGGTTTTCTATAGTCTCTATTATAATAAATATAATTCTTAATTTTATTTTGATAAAGCCAATGGCATATAGAGGACTTGCTCTTTCTACTTCTATAGCTTCAGGAGTAAATTTTTTACTTCTTGTATATGTATTCAGAAAAAAATATATGGAATTTCCATTGAAGAAATCTTTAATATTTTTCGGAAAAGTATTATTAACAACAACAGCTGCTTTAGGTGCAAGTTATTATATACATAATACAATTGTTAAATTATTTATATTTTCAGCAGTATATATGGTATTCTGGACAAAATCTCTTATAAAAAATAAAATGGAAGTGTTTTAA
- a CDS encoding bifunctional riboflavin kinase/FAD synthetase → MKIINDIFDTKEQFHNSYVAIGTFDGIHYGHQQLIEAAVKKAKENNGVSVVFTFANHPMEIIDASKIPKSINTLEEKIYILENMEVDYLILQPFNKKFADLTAVEFVEILKKDVDSKEIFVGFNFSFGEGGKAKTKDLIEIGESMGIKVNEIPAVAIDDQIISSTLIRKSIQRGEFEKVNKYLGHQFLIIGEVIHGKKIARQLGFPTANIKLSNRLYPPFGIYGAMVKIEGEDIERYGVVNIGVNPTLKPGERSVEVHILDFDGDIYGKKIYVEIMKFMRDEKKFSSVDELKQVIGNDVKNWQSFVKVRKNGYSSKDR, encoded by the coding sequence CAATTTCACAATAGCTATGTTGCCATAGGGACATTTGATGGAATACATTATGGACATCAGCAGTTGATAGAAGCAGCTGTGAAAAAAGCTAAAGAAAACAATGGGGTGTCTGTTGTGTTTACTTTTGCCAATCACCCAATGGAGATAATAGATGCTTCAAAAATACCTAAAAGTATCAATACTTTAGAAGAAAAGATATATATTTTAGAGAATATGGAGGTAGATTATCTTATCCTTCAGCCTTTTAATAAAAAATTCGCTGATTTAACAGCTGTTGAATTTGTAGAAATATTAAAAAAAGATGTAGATAGTAAGGAAATATTTGTAGGATTTAATTTTTCCTTTGGAGAAGGGGGAAAAGCAAAAACTAAAGATCTTATAGAAATTGGTGAAAGTATGGGTATTAAAGTTAACGAAATACCTGCTGTAGCTATTGATGATCAGATTATCAGTTCCACTTTAATCAGAAAAAGTATTCAGCGTGGAGAATTTGAAAAAGTGAACAAATATTTAGGACATCAGTTCCTTATAATTGGTGAAGTAATACATGGTAAAAAGATTGCAAGACAGTTAGGATTTCCTACAGCTAATATAAAATTATCAAATAGATTATATCCTCCTTTTGGAATATATGGTGCTATGGTAAAAATAGAAGGGGAAGATATAGAAAGATATGGTGTAGTAAATATAGGAGTTAACCCTACCTTAAAACCGGGAGAGAGAAGTGTAGAAGTACATATTCTTGATTTCGACGGAGATATATATGGGAAAAAAATATATGTGGAAATAATGAAGTTTATGAGAGATGAGAAAAAATTCAGTTCTGTAGATGAGCTTAAACAAGTGATAGGGAATGATGTAAAAAACTGGCAAAGTTTTGTAAAAGTGAGGAAAAATGGATATAGTTCTAAAGATAGATAA